In Girardinichthys multiradiatus isolate DD_20200921_A chromosome 18, DD_fGirMul_XY1, whole genome shotgun sequence, a single window of DNA contains:
- the LOC124884367 gene encoding F-box only protein 40 isoform X1 — translation MKMAKVIHKHCDNCYSVHCQAPVNLSISCMVIKCHKHCGATFHMCKQDEHQLLCPYEMVPCLNVDFGCPLTMLRHKLAKHLEVCPASVVCCSQEWNRWPVHETDMTFYRKVSENLQLNTETNLDVALALRDQALLFQSIKMKNIFPEMMEDPVFQNISTGVNSPVKDAFCSLDFSEFTENVRAEMEGVEVSQEERNALAKNDNVASTKNYNTWERIFKKEDGCNQAVKNLNKEGKWEEKEEQKYLNCEVENRNSHKGAVSDTRNMDGATGLAPWQDGVLERLGKEVNIAEYNMYLVHNGAMLINFGQLAACTPREKDFVYGNLEPIEVQTVRSFNVPASYRAKRSHLKDPSHKAKTAHQSVDTADLGLSIEDLPKSEEVSATLLCSLEKELKGHFISESATTDGLYVNIGTQTYNFSSAPFKADASLADVIAERPCGLYFDVETESVTRRHNKMSSAFSYICGHSFRRDEYQSHFRNAHCDIQASLGGWYQQRCPLAYLGCTFSQIRFHPAGQQATIKYCQDVSTLVFQPHIPATLGDGGKSWSPRRSADFNGLSSLPLEILQHIAGYLDSFTLLQLSQVSHLMRDVCATLLQERGMVLLEWKKKTYSHGGSSWKSRKKIWRFSSLFSAVDRWSFSNVPSMSEHLKSCTFYQREERREPVALACLKEVRERHGKLKHER, via the exons ATGAAAATGGCAAAAGTCATTCATAAGCACTGTGACAACTGTTACAGTGTCCACTGTCAAGCCCCGGTGAATCTTTCCATCTCATGTATGGTCATTAAGTGTCACAAACACTGTGGCGCCACCTTTCATATGTGTAAGCAAGATGAGCACCAACTACTCTGTCCATATGAGATGGTTCCTTGCCTGAATGTTGACTTTGGCTGCCCGCTCACAATGCTACGCCACAAGTTAGCCAAACACTTGGAGGTCTGCCCAGCCAGTGTTGTCTGCTGCTCTCAAGAGTGGAATCGCTGGCCTGTTCATGAAACAGACATGACCTTTTACAGAAAAGTTTCAGAAAATCTTCAACTAAACACGGAGACAAACCTTGACGTTGCTCTGGCTCTCAGGGATCAAGCCCTGCTGTTTCAGTccatcaaaatgaaaaacatttttcctgagATGATGGAGGACCCTGTCTTTCAGAATATTTCCACTGGAGTTAACAGTCCTGTTAAGGATGCCTTCTGCTCCTTAGATTTTAGTGAATTTACAGAAAATGTCAGAGCAGAGATGGAAGGAGTAGAAGTGAGTCAAGAAGAGAGAAATGCTTTGGCAAAAAACGACAATGTGGCAAGTACCAAAAATTACAATACATGGGAGAGAATATTTAAGAAGGAGGACGGGTGCAACCAAGCTGTTAAAAACTTAAATAAGGAAGGAAAatgggaagaaaaagaagaacaaaagtatttaaattGTGAGGTGGAAAATAGAAACTCACATAAGGGTGCAGTGAGTGATACCAGAAATATGGATGGTGCAACCGGCCTTGCGCCTTGGCAAGATGGTGTCCTTGAAAGGTTGGGAAAAGAAGTCAATATTGCAGAATATAACATGTACCTGGTGCACAATGGGGCAATGCTGATTAACTTTGGTCAACTTGCTGCATGCACGCCAAGAGAGAAGGACTTTGTTTACGGTAATCTGGAGCCAATCGAGGTTCAGACTGTCCGCTCATTTAATGTTCCTGCCAGCTATCGAGCAAAGCGCAGTCACCTGAAGGACCCGTCACATAAGGCCAAAACTGCACACCAGAGTGTGGATACTGCCGATTTGGGCTTGTCAATTGAAGATCTTCCCAAGTCTGAAGAGGTCAGTGCAACACTTCTGTGCTCACTCGAAAAGGAACTGAAGGGACATTTCATCTCAGAGAGTGCTACGACAGATGGTCTTTATGTAAATATAGGAACACAAACGTACAACTTTTCCTCTGCTCCCTTCAAAGCAGATGCATCCCTAGCCGATGTCATCGCAGAAAGACCTTGTGGTCTTTATTTTGATGTTGAAACTGAATCTGTCACTAGAAGACACAACAAAATGAGTTCAGCTTTCAGCTACATATGTGGCCACTCCTTTCGCCGTGATGAGTACCAGTCTCATTTCAGGAATGCTCACTGTGACATACAGGCCTCTCTAGGTGGCTGGTATCAGCAGCGTTGCCCCTTAGCATACCTCGGCTGTACTTTTTCCCAGATAAGGTTTCATCCTGCAGGTCAACAAGCTACAATCAAATATTGCCAAGATGTTAGCACCTTGGTATTCCAGCCTCACATCCCTGCAACCCTCGGAGATGGTGGGAAAAGCTGGAGTCCTCGAAGAAGTGCTGATTTCAATGGCCTAAGCAGCCTTCCGCTTGAGATCCTTCAGCATATTGCTGGTTACCTTGACAGTTTTACACTATTGCAGTTATCCCAGGTTTCTCATCTGATGAGAGATGTTTGTGCCACACTGTTGCAGGAAAGAGGAATGGTCCTCttggagtggaagaaaaagacaTACTCGCATGGTGGAAGTTCATGGAAAAGTCGGAAAAAA ATCTGGAGGTTCAGCTCTCTGTTTTCTGCAGTGGACCGCTGGAGCTTCAGTAATGTTCCTTCCATGTCGGAGCATCTGAAAAGCTGCACCTTCTACCAGAGAGAGGAGCGCAGGGAGCCAGTGGCTCTGGCCTGTCTGAAAGAAGTCAGAGAAAGACATGGCAAACTGAAGCATGAAAGATAA
- the ttc36 gene encoding tetratricopeptide repeat protein 36: MASAHDKTVLQAIFNPTTPFGDVPGLNQEEELIDDDSGFDTELLKQVKELEMRGVSAAETGELQAALQLFSQAVHILPQRASAYNNRAQALRLLGDTAGALQDLDRAISLSGGSGRSACQALVQRGLLRRLACQNDEARMDFEKAAALGSEFAHQQAVLLNPYAALCNKMLAEVINNLRNPDLAEMQ, from the exons aTGGCTTCAGCACATGACAAAACTGTTCTCCAGGCTATATTCAACCCCACCACCCCCTTTGGAGATGTTCCTGGCCTGAACCAAGAGGAAGAATTAATTGACGATG ACAGTGGTTTTGACACGGAGTTGCTGAAGCAAGTGAAAGAGCTGGAGATGCGGGGTGTCTCAGCGGCAGAGACTGGGGAGTTGCAAGCCGCTCTTCAGCTGTTCAGCCAGGCAGTCCACATCCTGCCTCAGCGAGCCTCTGCCTATAACAACCGGGCTCAGGCCCTGCGGCTGCTTGGGGACACAGCCG GAGCCCTGCAGGATCTCGACCGAGCCATCTCCCTCAGTGGTGGCTCGGGAAGAAGCGCCTGCCAGGCTCTAGTACAGAGAGGCCTTCTGCGGAGATTAGCGTGCCAGAATGACGAGGCCAGGATGGATTTTGAGAAAGCGGCTGCACTCGGAAGTGAATTTGCTCATCAGCAGGCAGTGCTTCTTAATCCTTATGCAGCCCTGTGCAACAAAATGCTGGCAGAGGTGATCAACAATCTTCGCAACCCTGACTTGGCAGAGATGCAGtag
- the LOC124884367 gene encoding F-box only protein 40 isoform X2, whose amino-acid sequence MKMAKVIHKHCDNCYSVHCQAPVNLSISCMVIKCHKHCGATFHMCKQDEHQLLCPYEMVPCLNVDFGCPLTMLRHKLAKHLEVCPASVVCCSQEWNRWPVHETDMTFYRKVSENLQLNTETNLDVALALRDQALLFQSIKMKNIFPEMMEDPVFQNISTGVNSPVKDAFCSLDFSEFTENVRAEMEGVEVSQEERNALAKNDNVASTKNYNTWERIFKKEDGCNQAVKNLNKEGKWEEKEEQKYLNCEVENRNSHKGAVSDTRNMDGATGLAPWQDGVLERLGKEVNIAEYNMYLVHNGAMLINFGQLAACTPREKDFVYGNLEPIEVQTVRSFNVPASYRAKRSHLKDPSHKAKTAHQSVDTADLGLSIEDLPKSEEERGMVLLEWKKKTYSHGGSSWKSRKKIWRFSSLFSAVDRWSFSNVPSMSEHLKSCTFYQREERREPVALACLKEVRERHGKLKHER is encoded by the exons ATGAAAATGGCAAAAGTCATTCATAAGCACTGTGACAACTGTTACAGTGTCCACTGTCAAGCCCCGGTGAATCTTTCCATCTCATGTATGGTCATTAAGTGTCACAAACACTGTGGCGCCACCTTTCATATGTGTAAGCAAGATGAGCACCAACTACTCTGTCCATATGAGATGGTTCCTTGCCTGAATGTTGACTTTGGCTGCCCGCTCACAATGCTACGCCACAAGTTAGCCAAACACTTGGAGGTCTGCCCAGCCAGTGTTGTCTGCTGCTCTCAAGAGTGGAATCGCTGGCCTGTTCATGAAACAGACATGACCTTTTACAGAAAAGTTTCAGAAAATCTTCAACTAAACACGGAGACAAACCTTGACGTTGCTCTGGCTCTCAGGGATCAAGCCCTGCTGTTTCAGTccatcaaaatgaaaaacatttttcctgagATGATGGAGGACCCTGTCTTTCAGAATATTTCCACTGGAGTTAACAGTCCTGTTAAGGATGCCTTCTGCTCCTTAGATTTTAGTGAATTTACAGAAAATGTCAGAGCAGAGATGGAAGGAGTAGAAGTGAGTCAAGAAGAGAGAAATGCTTTGGCAAAAAACGACAATGTGGCAAGTACCAAAAATTACAATACATGGGAGAGAATATTTAAGAAGGAGGACGGGTGCAACCAAGCTGTTAAAAACTTAAATAAGGAAGGAAAatgggaagaaaaagaagaacaaaagtatttaaattGTGAGGTGGAAAATAGAAACTCACATAAGGGTGCAGTGAGTGATACCAGAAATATGGATGGTGCAACCGGCCTTGCGCCTTGGCAAGATGGTGTCCTTGAAAGGTTGGGAAAAGAAGTCAATATTGCAGAATATAACATGTACCTGGTGCACAATGGGGCAATGCTGATTAACTTTGGTCAACTTGCTGCATGCACGCCAAGAGAGAAGGACTTTGTTTACGGTAATCTGGAGCCAATCGAGGTTCAGACTGTCCGCTCATTTAATGTTCCTGCCAGCTATCGAGCAAAGCGCAGTCACCTGAAGGACCCGTCACATAAGGCCAAAACTGCACACCAGAGTGTGGATACTGCCGATTTGGGCTTGTCAATTGAAGATCTTCCCAAGTCTGAAGAG GAAAGAGGAATGGTCCTCttggagtggaagaaaaagacaTACTCGCATGGTGGAAGTTCATGGAAAAGTCGGAAAAAA ATCTGGAGGTTCAGCTCTCTGTTTTCTGCAGTGGACCGCTGGAGCTTCAGTAATGTTCCTTCCATGTCGGAGCATCTGAAAAGCTGCACCTTCTACCAGAGAGAGGAGCGCAGGGAGCCAGTGGCTCTGGCCTGTCTGAAAGAAGTCAGAGAAAGACATGGCAAACTGAAGCATGAAAGATAA